From one Desulfatirhabdium butyrativorans DSM 18734 genomic stretch:
- the cbiR gene encoding cobamide remodeling phosphodiesterase CbiR: MTERHRQPNPSAPSGIPPLRKQFPFVLGTTSFIFPEDWIGNARKLAPIVDEIEILAFESDPKTGLPDQTTVEALRKIGEANDVSYNVHLPTDVHIGSHEKEKSAFAAARIVEAVRRTEALKPRSWTLHIEGPGDLYPVETWIEDAADGLSLLSKAGIRLERISLETLDYPPENLMPLVDRFGTGICLDVGHLFCHGYDAPAFFFRHRNRIDLLHIHGVQGKQDHLSLDCLNDSQAAALLSILWRFTGCVSIEVFRVADLVRSLNWLEKFVNISKQPSSSDEL; this comes from the coding sequence ATGACCGAACGCCATCGCCAGCCCAACCCGTCAGCCCCGAGCGGCATTCCGCCACTCAGAAAGCAGTTTCCTTTCGTGCTGGGAACCACTTCCTTCATTTTTCCGGAAGACTGGATCGGCAATGCCCGAAAACTGGCGCCGATCGTTGATGAAATCGAAATTCTCGCGTTTGAAAGCGATCCGAAAACAGGACTGCCCGACCAAACGACCGTAGAGGCTTTGAGAAAAATCGGCGAGGCAAACGATGTTTCCTATAATGTGCATCTTCCCACCGATGTCCATATTGGATCGCATGAAAAAGAGAAGTCCGCTTTTGCCGCGGCTCGTATTGTCGAGGCCGTCCGGCGCACCGAAGCGTTGAAACCCAGAAGCTGGACGTTGCATATCGAGGGGCCCGGCGACCTTTATCCTGTGGAAACCTGGATCGAAGACGCTGCGGATGGTCTTTCCCTGCTCTCGAAAGCCGGAATTCGGCTTGAGCGTATCTCGCTGGAAACCCTGGACTATCCGCCGGAGAACCTGATGCCCCTGGTCGATCGCTTCGGAACAGGCATCTGTCTCGATGTGGGCCATTTGTTCTGCCATGGATACGATGCGCCTGCATTTTTTTTCCGCCATCGGAACCGGATCGATTTGCTCCATATTCACGGTGTCCAGGGGAAGCAGGATCATCTTTCCCTGGATTGCCTGAACGATTCACAGGCAGCCGCTCTGCTGAGCATTCTATGGCGGTTTACCGGATGTGTTTCCATCGAGGTGTTCCGGGTGGCCGATCTTGTCCGTTCGCTGAACTGGCTCGAAAAATTCGTAAATATTTCCAAGCAACCATCGTCTTCGGACGAGCTTTAA
- the dapB gene encoding dihydrodipicolinate reductase → MKPIHVMVSGLPGNMAHLVASRVASDERFSLVPFSLTGPEIETERVDVCGIQVRLLKPADRTRALEKLSTYRPMLVADYTHPSAVNENAIFYAENGLYFVMGTTGGDRDRLMATVKNASISAVIAPNMAKPIVAFQAMMADAADRFPGVFSGYTLSITESHQKGKADTSGTAKAMVGYFRRMGVDFSEKDIRMIRDPETQRDRLGVPEPYLSGHGWHTYSLVSPDGTVTLSFTHNINGREVYVDGTMDALVFLSTKMAQGEVGQIYSMMDVLGGAA, encoded by the coding sequence ATGAAACCCATTCATGTCATGGTAAGCGGTCTTCCCGGAAACATGGCTCATCTTGTAGCAAGCCGTGTGGCCTCAGATGAGCGTTTTTCTCTCGTTCCCTTCTCCCTGACCGGTCCGGAAATCGAAACGGAGCGTGTCGATGTCTGCGGAATCCAGGTAAGGCTGCTCAAACCTGCAGATCGAACCCGGGCGCTCGAAAAGCTTTCGACCTATCGTCCGATGCTGGTGGCGGACTATACCCATCCGAGCGCCGTAAATGAAAATGCGATCTTCTATGCCGAAAATGGCCTGTATTTTGTGATGGGGACCACGGGCGGAGATCGGGACCGGCTGATGGCAACGGTGAAAAACGCATCCATCAGCGCCGTGATCGCACCCAATATGGCCAAGCCCATCGTGGCTTTCCAGGCCATGATGGCGGATGCGGCGGATCGATTCCCGGGCGTTTTCTCAGGATACACGCTTTCCATCACGGAAAGCCACCAGAAAGGCAAGGCCGACACCAGCGGAACCGCAAAAGCCATGGTCGGATATTTCCGGAGAATGGGGGTTGATTTTTCCGAAAAGGATATCCGCATGATACGGGATCCCGAAACTCAGCGCGACAGGCTGGGGGTTCCCGAGCCCTATCTGAGCGGGCATGGCTGGCATACCTACTCCCTCGTGTCGCCGGATGGCACCGTCACGCTTTCCTTTACCCACAACATCAACGGCCGGGAAGTGTACGTAGACGGAACGATGGATGCCCTCGTTTTTCTGTCCACCAAAATGGCCCAGGGGGAAGTCGGCCAGATTTACAGCATGATGGACGTGCTTGGGGGTGCGGCTTAA
- a CDS encoding inositol monophosphatase family protein, with the protein MQQPDFDTILRTAVRAAYRGGKILRRHFGNLHHVRKKGAIDLVSEADTSSEAAIIETIRSRHPDHAILAEESGASREEHATFQWIIDPLDGTTNFVHQIPVFAVSIGVSYRGELVVGVVLNPASGELFSAVYGEGAWRNGEPIHVSSTASIQDSLLATGFPYQARRMIDVVVPRFSRCLQAAQGIRRLGAAAIDLCYLACGRFDGFWEQNLKPWDTAAGTVIAREAGARITDFSNHPYTLASDQILVTNGRIHEDLLQLLNIEGI; encoded by the coding sequence ATGCAACAACCGGATTTCGATACGATCCTCAGAACGGCCGTCCGGGCAGCCTACAGAGGTGGAAAAATTCTGCGCCGACATTTCGGCAATCTCCACCATGTCCGGAAAAAAGGTGCGATCGATCTGGTCTCCGAAGCAGACACATCCTCTGAGGCCGCCATCATTGAAACGATTCGAAGCCGCCACCCCGATCATGCCATTCTGGCCGAGGAAAGCGGTGCATCCCGGGAAGAGCATGCCACTTTTCAATGGATCATCGATCCGCTGGATGGCACCACCAACTTCGTTCATCAGATTCCGGTATTCGCCGTTTCGATCGGCGTGAGCTATCGAGGGGAATTGGTGGTTGGCGTGGTATTGAACCCGGCCTCCGGCGAGCTCTTTTCCGCTGTCTACGGAGAAGGCGCCTGGCGCAATGGAGAGCCGATTCACGTTTCGTCGACCGCATCGATCCAGGATAGCCTGTTGGCCACGGGGTTTCCCTACCAGGCACGCCGTATGATCGATGTGGTCGTTCCCCGCTTCAGCCGATGCTTGCAGGCAGCACAAGGCATCCGCAGACTGGGTGCGGCGGCAATAGATCTGTGTTATCTGGCATGTGGCCGTTTCGATGGTTTCTGGGAGCAGAACCTCAAGCCCTGGGATACGGCGGCAGGAACCGTGATTGCCCGTGAGGCTGGCGCCAGAATTACCGACTTTTCAAATCATCCCTATACATTGGCATCCGACCAGATACTGGTGACCAATGGCAGGATTCATGAAGACCTGCTGCAATTGCTGAATATCGAAGGAATATGA